One genomic window of Pocillopora verrucosa isolate sample1 chromosome 8, ASM3666991v2, whole genome shotgun sequence includes the following:
- the LOC136283182 gene encoding E3 ubiquitin-protein ligase TRIM71-like produces MESLLKNLEKHVTCSICLDTYTEPKTIACLHTFCLRCLEEHALKTQGQGQFRCPDCQAQVNIPEGSCFDNLPTGFLQNSLLSLLAVRKSGDGSQISCGICKKKSAEISYCFACEKLLCRDCVNAHELFRESAFQGHKVTAVKQFQVVDYEALLKRQSYCPQPYHEREVSRFFCLECQICVCQVCINTDHKNHNVDPLEKAADTEKANIMAAVESIEQKKKVCGDAIKTFQQVVVELERNVTAAKREVSQTAEQMITKIREHEREATKILENTRVSRIEEINSLNEQVQSFIKQLDQAVQFAKNLVERSSSSDVMKSKKSLEQRFGDLDKATIPSLPVCSFVKFFSTNALDNLNLGSVITNETDVRFSSMEAVTENFQAGLEAELLICQKRKSEEELTSKYQRELDVKVLIEPAENVASLRILKKENDDFHGKFVPKLPGTYNMTVKINGDKLVTSPFRVHVKERRIDVVGELVLKGQTPEWPNWIAVNSKGTIAVSDRKKHCILIFDEDGNFVRKFGCYGKGPGQLCFPAGVTYVNDDELLVVDDRNDRIQQFNVETGNFLKSFGKRGTGDGEFTAPEGIFINDEGHVIVTDYSNNRIQVLDKDGKFMYKFGDNGPEKLNLPSGCIYHKNKFIVTDFGDNCLKVFDKSGKFLYRIGEEGEADGQFLSPWGLCVEKYGDHQNLLVCDGHNGRIQQFTMEGRFTGKTVVKLRNPRAIATTPDGRILICDYTDKKIDILK; encoded by the coding sequence ATGGAGTCTCTCTTGAAGAACCTCGAAAAACATGTTACTTGCTCCATTTGTCTGGATACTTACACCGAGCCTAAGACCATAGCTTGTCTTCATACCTTCTGCTTGAGATGTTTAGAGGAGCACGCTTTGAAAACCCAAGGACAAGGACAATTTCGATGTCCCGATTGTCAGGCACAAGTGAATATCCCAGAAGGAAGTTGTTTCGATAATTTACCGACTGGTTTTTTGCAAaacagtttgttgagtcttctcGCTGTACGAAAAAGTGGCGATGGAAGTCAGATCAGCTGTGGTATTTGTAAGAAAAAGAGCGCCGAGATCAGCTATTGCTTTGCTTGTGAAAAATTACTGTGCCGTGATTGTGTTAACGCACACGAATTGTTTCGAGAGAGTGCCTTTCAAGGACACAAAGTGACGGCAGTGAAACAGTTTCAAGTCGTAGATTACGAGGCCTTGTTAAAGCGTCAGTCCTATTGCCCTCAGCCTTACCACGAGAGAGAGGTAAGCAGGTTTTTCTGCCTTGAATGCCAGATTTGTGTTTGTCAAGTTTGCATAAACACTGATCACAAGAATCATAATGTTGATCCGCTTGAGAAAGCAGCGGATACCGAGAAAGCAAACATTATGGCGGCAGTCGAGTCGAtagaacaaaagaagaaagtttgTGGCGATGCGATTAAGACTTTTCAGCAAGTTGTTGTAGAGCTGGAACGAAATGTTACCGCTGCTAAGCGAGAGGTCTCCCAAACAGCGGAACAAATGATCACGAAGATTCGGGAACACGAGCGGGAAGCTACAAAAATCCTCGAGAATACACGCGTGTCTAGAATAGAGGAAATAAACTCTCTAAACGAGCAAGTACAGTCATTTATCAAACAGCTTGACCAAGCAGTTCAGTTTGCAAAAAACCTTGTTGAGAGAAGCTCAAGTTCAGATGTTATGAAAAGTAAGAAGAGTTTAGAGCAGAGATTTGGAGATCTCGACAAGGCCACAATCCCTTCGCTTCCGGTTTGCTCATTCGTGAAGTTTTTCTCGACTAATGCACTTGACAACCTAAACCTGGGGTCAGTAATAACCAATGAAACAGATGTGCGGTTCTCGTCAATGGAAGCTGTTACTGAAAACTTCCAAGCTGGTCTGGAAGCAGAGCTTCTGATTTGTCAAAAGCGAAAGAGTGAAGAAGAGCTTACAAGTAAATATCAGCGTGAACTTGACGTTAAAGTGCTCATAGAACCCGCTGAAAATGTAGCAagtttaagaattttaaaaaaagaaaatgatgatttcCACGGGAAGTTTGTTCCTAAACTACCTGGCACCTACAACATGACAGTCAAGATAAATGGCGACAAACTTGTTACCAGTCCTTTCAGGGTCCACGTGAAGGAACGACGGATTGATGTTGTGGGGGAGTTAGTTCTAAAAGGACAAACTCCTGAATGGCCAAATTGGATTGCTGTCAACAGCAAAGGAACGATCGCTGTAAGTGACCGTAAAAAACACTGTATCTTAATTTTCGATGAGGATGGAAATTTTGTGCGAAAATTTGGCTGCTATGGAAAAGGGCCTGGGCAGCTGTGTTTTCCAGCTGGAGTGACATACGTGAATGATGACGAGCTACTGGTGGTGGATGACCGTAATGACCGAATTCAACAATTCAATGTAGAGACAGGGAACTTTTTGAAGAGCTTTGGAAAGAGAGGGACTGGAGACGGCGAATTTACAGCACCCGAAGGAATTTTCATAAATGATGAAGGACATGTCATTGTAACGGATTACTCTAACAACAGAATCCAGGTCTTGGACAAAGATGGTAAATTCATGTACAAATTTGGAGACAACGGCCCTGAAAAGCTAAACCTGCCTAGTGGATGCATTTATCACAAAAACAAGTTCATTGTAACTGACTTTGGAGACAATTGTTTGAAAGTGTTTGACAAATCAGGAAAGTTCTTGTACAGGATTGGAGAAGAAGGCGAAGCTGATGGACAGTTTTTATCCCCATGGGGTTTGTGTGTTGAGAAATATGGCGATCATCAGAATCTTTTGGTGTGTGACGGACATAATGGACGCATTCAACAGTTTACAATGGAAGGTCGTTTTACTGGCAAAACTGTTGTTAAGCTAAGAAATCCGAGAGCAATAGCTACAACACCAGATGGTCGTATTTTGATTTGTGACTAtacagacaaaaaaattgatatcttgAAATAG
- the LOC136282948 gene encoding E3 ubiquitin-protein ligase TRIM71-like, whose translation MESLLKNLDKHVTCSICLDTYTKPKTIACLHTFCLKCLEGHALRTQSRGQFRCPDCQAQVNIPEGNCFDNLPTGFLQNSLLSLLAVQQSGKGSQVSCGICTKKSAEISYCFTCEELLCRNCVNAHELFQESAFRGHKVTAVKQFQAVDYEALLKRLYFCPQPYHEREVTGFFCLECQICVCQVCIYTDHKNHNVDPLEKAADAERANITAAVESIEEKKKVCNDAVKTFQQVVLELERNITVAKRKVSQTAEQMIAKVREHEREATKILENIRVSRMTEINSLNEQVKSLIKQLDQAVQFAKSLVERSSSSDVLKSKQSLEQRFGDLNKVTVPSLPVSSFVKYFSTNALDNLNVGSVITNERDVRLSSMEALTKNLQAGLEAELLICPKRKIEEELTSKCQNEFDVKVLIEPTEDVASLRTFKNENDDFHVKFVPKVPGTYNMTVTINGDELFTSPLKVHVKERRIDVVGELVLKGEIPESPNWIAVNSKGTIAVSDDEKDCILIFDKDGNFVRKFGCCGKGPGQLLCPAGVTFLNDDELLVVDALNGRIQRFNLQTEKLVKSIGKRGTGDGEFRGPEGIFINDDGHVIVVDCCNNRIQVLNKDGKFMFKFGDNGPGELNEPRGCIYDRKKFIVSDNGNYCLKVFDKSGKFLYKIGEKGEADGQFLSLQGLCVEKYGDNQNLLVCDRDNGRIQQFTMEGRFIGKTVVKLNGPKAIGTTPDGRILVCDYEDEKIYILK comes from the coding sequence ATGGAGTCTCTCTTGAAGAATCTCGATAAACATGTTACTTGTTCCATTTGTCTGGATACTTACACGAAACCAAAGACCATAGCTTGTCTTCATACCTTCTGCTTGAAATGTTTAGAGGGACACGCTTTGAGAACCCAAAGCCGAGGACAATTTCGTTGTCCCGATTGTCAGGCACAAGTAAACATCCCAGAAGGAAATTGTTTCGATAATTTGCCGACTGGTTTTTTGCAAaacagtttgttgagtcttctcGCTGTACAACAAAGTGGTAAGGGAAGTCAGGTCAGCTGTGGTATTTGTACGAAAAAGAGCGCCGAGATCAGCTATTGCTTCACTTGCGAAGAATTACTGTGTCGTAATTGTGTTAATGCACACGAATTGTTTCAAGAGAGTGCCTTTCGAGGACACAAAGTGACGGCAGTGAAACAGTTTCAAGCCGTAGATTACGAGGCCTTGTTAAAGCGTCTGTATTTTTGCCCTCAGCCTTACCACGAGAGAGAGGTAACCGGGTTTTTTTGCCTTGAATGCCAGATTTGTGTTTGTCAAGTTTGCATATACACTGATCACAAGAATCATAATGTTGATCCGCTTGAGAAAGCAGCGGATGCCGAGAGAGCAAACATTACGGCGGCGGTCGAGTCgatagaagaaaagaagaaagtcTGTAACGATGCCgttaaaacttttcaacaagTTGTTTTAGAGCTGGAACGAAATATTACCGTTGCCAAGCGGAAGGTTTCCCAAACAGCCGAACAAATGATCGCGAAGGTTCGAGAACACGAGCGGGAAGCTACAAAAATCCTCGAGAATATACGTGTGTCTAGAATGACGGAAATAAACTCTCTAAATGAGCAAGTAAAGTCATTGATCAAACAGCTTGACCAAGCAGTTCAGTTTGCGAAAAGTCTGGTCGAGAGAAGCTCAAGTTCGGATGTTCTGAAAAGTAAGCAGAGTTTAGAGCAGCGATTTGGAGATCTCAACAAGGTCACAGTCCCCTCACTTCCGGTTAGTTCATTCGTGAAGTATTTCTCGACTAATGCACTTGACAACCTAAACGTGGGGTCAGTGATAACCAATGAAAGAGATGTACGGTTGTCATCAATGGAAGCTCTTACTAAAAATCTCCAAGCTGGTCTGGAAGCAGAGCTTCTGATTTGTCCAAAGCGAAAGATTGAGGAAGAGCTAACAAGTAAATGCCAGAATGAATTTGATGTTAAAGTGCTCATAGAACCCACTGAAGATGTAGCAAGtttaagaacttttaaaaatgaaaatgatgatttcCACGTGAAGTTTGTTCCTAAAGTACCTGGCACCTACAACATGACAGTCACGATAAATGGCGACGAACTCTTTACCAGTCCTCTAAAGGTCCACGTGAAGGAACGACGGATTGATGTTGTGGGCGAGTTAGTTCTTAAAGGGGAAATTCCAGAAAGTCCAAATTGGATTGCTGTCAACAGCAAAGGAACGATAGCTGTTAGTGACGATGAAAAAGACTGCATCCTAATCTTTGATAAGGATGGAAATTTTGTGCGAAAATTTGGCTGCTGTGGAAAAGGGCCTGGGCAGCTGCTTTGTCCAGCTGGAGTGACATTCCTGAATGATGACGAGCTTCTTGTGGTGGATGCATTGAACGGCCGAATTCAACGATTCAATTTACAGACAGAGAAACTTGTGAAGAGCATAGGAAAGAGAGGGACTGGAGACGGCGAATTTAGAGGACCCGAAGGAATTTTCATAAATGATGACGGACATGTTATTGTTGTGGATTGCTGTAACAACAGAATCCAGGTCTTAAACAAAGATGGTAAATTTATGTTCAAATTTGGGGACAATGGCCCTGGTGAGCTAAACGAACCGCGTGGCTGCATTTATGACCGAAAAAAGTTTATTGTATCTGACAATGGAAACTATTGTTTGAAAGTGTTTGACAAATCAGGGAAGTTCTTGTACAAGATTGGAGAAAAAGGCGAAGCTGATGGACAATTTTTATCCTTGCAGGGTTTGTGTGTTGAAAAATATGGTGATAATCAGAATCTTTTGGTCTGTGACAGAGATAATGGACGCATTCAACAGTTTACAATGGAGGGTCGCTTTATTGGCAAAACTGTTGTTAAGCTAAACGGTCCGAAAGCAATAGGTACAACACCAGATGGCCGTATTTTGGTTTGTGACTATGAAGACgaaaaaatttatatcttgAAATAG